The genomic stretch tccgcagttcatagtctgtttaagtttttcgagtcacttgtcttttctgttagttttggactcctttagttcctgtttatgcacctctgagtttgttaccatgtttttctacccccctcctgacctccctccacccacccctttatagtttcctcaatgtttgcgtcacgctactgttacgtacgttttgcttgtctcctagcccctgctagtgatctctagtctgtgctaagtagtagccttagcttcaggtgcgatcggcaccttgttccgtcggtttgttttctgttttgtacctctttgagtgtcAATTTACGatgaaatcatgttcctacctgcaagtcctgtccggagtcgtccgtttgcatcctgggagaacaaacctcgcagtaagctgcaaccccatCGTAAcaatttcacatttttttgttaagtacataactccacatgtgttcattcatagttttgatgccttcagtgacaatctacgatgtaaatagtcatgaaaataaagaaaatgcattgaatgagaaggtgtgtccaaacttttggcctgtactgtatataagtatgtatgccAGATTTTACCCCCAGGCTGATTTCCGTGTGGTGTCCCCAGGCAGGTTGGTGTACACCTACATTGAAATAACAATGACATTTACAATAAACTGTAGAAAAATGTGTACACGCATACAACACAAGTTATAGTTCGGAACATCACATGATAATTCAACATATCCCAAACGGATGAGGAAGAAGCATAACTGATTTGATCACGGCCCTATTTAATATCGATTTTTGAATATTCATTCACACTGCGTGGttaaaaaacgttaaaaaaaaggaatacaaataAGATCGAAATTGAATGAAAGTAATATGATGTTCAGTAAATGGAAAATGAACAAAGTTAGAACCGTATCTGTGATACTGGTACCGATATTTTTGACATTGCTTTGTTAATTGTGATTATGACATGTctgtgttgtttgtgtgccgcAGACGCCCAGCAGGTGATTGGCCATCAAAAGGAATGTCCCCTTCAAACGCAGGGGGACCCACAGTCCCCCCACATTAAGTACGAAGAGGAAGCAATCTCGACCACTCAGGAGGTAGAGTGTCTTCTCGGACTGGAGGAAGCTGATATCACTCAGTTGCCATTGACTGGTGTCTCCGTGAAGGCAGAAGACCATAAGGAAAAACCACAAGcggacaacctcttagctccgcTATCAGACAGTGAGGCAATGTCTCCTGGAGATGAAGACAGGGACGACACCCAAGAACCTGCGAGCggtgatacagactgtgaaggtgatatgaggattcgcattgacaacaaacactctgattgCTCTAAAAAGAAGGCAGTTAAGAAATGTTTGACCTGCTCAATTTGTGCTAAAAGATTTTCTTATGAGAGTAATTTGAATGCGCACATGCAGTCACATAATGCAAAAccctttagttgttcagtttgtgatgAAAGGTTCactcaaaaggtaaacatgcggtcgcacatgagaacgcacacgggagaaaaaccttttatttgTTCAGTCTGCGGCGAAAGCTTTTCTTCTAGGAGCAATATGAAGCGACACGTGcggacacacactggagaaaaaccctttatGTGTTCAGTTTGTCACATAAGAGTCTCTCGGAAAACAAGCATGGTGTTACACTTGAGaacgcacactggtgaaaaaccttttagctGTTCAGCTTGCGGCGAAAGCTTTTCCACTAAGGGCAATTTAAATACACACAAGCGGactcacactggagaaaaaccttttagctGTCCGGTTTGCGGCAAGCGATTTTCCCAAAAGGTAAATATGGgtgtacacatgagaatacacacgggagaaaaacctttcccTTGCTCAATATGCGGCATACCCTATTCTTATAAACGCAGTTTGCATTCACATATGCGGGGACACATTTAAGAATAGTGTTCGGGGGCTCAATTGGGGTAGAAGTGTGCCTCCAAAGTCCCCCAACAGTACACACTCAGGGCAAAAATATCTTAGTCGCTCTGTTTGTTTTAAATGGCACGGAACCCAGTGATGTTTTGATTCAAAATCAGCAGTAATAAAGCTATAAAGGCAAACACCTAAAAATGGTTGTCGTTGTTTATATACTACGGGACATATGCACTCAAAATGTAAGTCATTTGTAAAGGATGAaaaagtaaaaatacaaatattttatttatctcTGATTTTGGGTTGACCTATTTCACATGTCAACATGTTTTTTAGTTCTTGTACTCCACACGTACTCTCACACGTCACTTTGTTTCGCATCCGTTCCTTTTTAATAAAGAAGTTTTTGATCGTGACCACTTTGCAGCTCTTCCACTtccaaggacatgcacctggggataggctgattggcaacactaaaaattggccctaggcagcagcctaagcagag from Entelurus aequoreus isolate RoL-2023_Sb linkage group LG17, RoL_Eaeq_v1.1, whole genome shotgun sequence encodes the following:
- the LOC133631850 gene encoding gastrula zinc finger protein XlCGF8.2DB-like; the protein is MLKEFIKERLMAAADEIFSLFEQTIASYEEELSRTRAEKERHQTVRHIEDAQQVIGHQKECPLQTQGDPQSPHIKYEEEAISTTQEVECLLGLEEADITQLPLTGVSVKAEDHKEKPQADNLLAPLSDSEAMSPGDEDRDDTQEPASGDTDCEGDMRIRIDNKHSDCSKKKAVKKCLTCSICAKRFSYESNLNAHMQSHNAKPFSCSVCDERFTQKVNMRSHMRTHTGEKPFICSVCGESFSSRSNMKRHVRTHTGEKPFMCSVCHIRVSRKTSMVLHLRTHTGEKPFSCSACGESFSTKGNLNTHKRTHTGEKPFSCPVCGKRFSQKVNMGVHMRIHTGEKPFPCSICGIPYSYKRSLHSHMRGHI